One Thermodesulfobacteriota bacterium genomic region harbors:
- a CDS encoding TIGR00282 family metallophosphoesterase: MKILFIGDVVGKPGRKAIAGLLGQIVRVHHIDFTIANGENAAGGMGMTPDIARELIEKGIDLLTSGNHIWAKKEIYPFLDIEPRILRPANYPPNVPGRGAGVFYAKSGQKIGVVNLEGRVFMKSIECPFRVAEREIDRLKEETPVIVVDFHAEATSEKVAMGWYLDGKVTAVLGTHTHVPTCDERILDGGTAYITDVGMTGPLDSVIGIRKQVAVNRFLTQIPWKYDVATDEIVMQGVIIDADPATGKANGIQRLCLPLNP, from the coding sequence ATGAAGATCCTTTTCATCGGGGACGTCGTTGGAAAGCCTGGAAGGAAGGCCATTGCGGGATTGTTGGGCCAAATCGTCCGCGTTCACCATATCGATTTTACCATCGCCAATGGGGAGAATGCGGCCGGGGGGATGGGGATGACTCCCGATATCGCTCGGGAATTGATCGAAAAGGGGATCGATTTGCTCACCTCAGGAAACCATATCTGGGCCAAAAAGGAGATCTATCCTTTTTTGGACATTGAACCGAGGATCTTGAGACCTGCAAATTACCCCCCGAATGTTCCAGGCCGGGGGGCAGGGGTCTTTTACGCCAAAAGCGGGCAGAAGATCGGAGTGGTCAACCTCGAAGGAAGGGTCTTTATGAAATCCATCGAGTGTCCCTTTCGAGTTGCGGAGAGGGAGATTGACCGGTTAAAGGAAGAGACACCGGTCATCGTCGTCGACTTCCATGCAGAGGCCACCTCCGAAAAGGTCGCGATGGGATGGTATTTGGATGGAAAGGTTACGGCCGTCTTGGGAACTCATACCCACGTTCCAACCTGTGACGAGAGGATCTTGGATGGAGGCACGGCTTATATTACGGATGTGGGGATGACAGGACCTTTGGATTCTGTTATAGGGATACGGAAGCAGGTGGCCGTCAATCGATTCCTGACCCAGATCCCCTGGAAATATGATGTGGCCACGGATGAGATTGTGATGCAGGGCGTGATCATCGATGCCGATCCCGCGACGGGAAAAGCGAATGGCATTCAGAGGCTCTGTCTTCCTTTAAACCCATGA
- the rny gene encoding ribonuclease Y — protein MGFYIVLVLGMAFFGAVIGFLLHRRFSEAKIGAAREAAKRLIEEAEKEAEILKKEALLQAKDQFYQEKAEFEKELAQRKQELLNIEKRIAQRESLLDKKMEFLDAKEAELTRKEKFIQQQEKQVQEQEKKVAELIQKERAQLEQIAKMTSEEAKRLLMEAMEEEAKHEAAKKIKRIEEEARETADKKAKEIISLAIQRYAGEYVAEQTVSVVNLPNEEMKGRIIGREGRNIRALEAATGVDLIIDDTPEAVILSGFNPVRREIARISLERLVSDGRIHPARIEEIVHKVEQEVEASIREAGEQATFDVGVHGIHPELIKLIGRLKYRTSYGQNVYQHSLEVAFLCGIMAAELGLNVKQAKRAGLLHDIGKAVDHEVEGPHGKIGAELARRYGESPAIVRAIAAHHEEEKPETILDVLVEAADALSGARPGARREMLETYVKRLEDLEKIAQSFQGVEKSYAIQAGREIRVIVQPERISDEASVVLSRDIARKIEKELTYPGQIKVTVIREMRAVEIAK, from the coding sequence ATGGGATTTTATATTGTCCTCGTTCTGGGGATGGCCTTTTTTGGGGCCGTCATCGGTTTTCTGCTCCACCGGAGGTTTTCGGAGGCCAAAATAGGGGCCGCCCGTGAAGCGGCCAAACGCCTCATCGAAGAAGCCGAGAAAGAGGCGGAGATTCTCAAGAAGGAAGCGCTGCTTCAAGCGAAGGATCAGTTTTATCAGGAGAAGGCAGAGTTTGAGAAGGAGTTGGCTCAGCGGAAGCAGGAGCTGTTGAACATTGAAAAGAGAATTGCCCAAAGGGAGTCCTTGCTTGACAAGAAGATGGAGTTTCTGGACGCGAAGGAGGCCGAGCTCACCCGGAAAGAGAAGTTCATCCAGCAGCAAGAGAAGCAGGTTCAGGAGCAGGAGAAAAAGGTAGCCGAGTTGATCCAGAAGGAGCGGGCCCAGCTGGAGCAGATCGCCAAGATGACTTCCGAAGAGGCCAAGCGACTCTTGATGGAAGCGATGGAAGAGGAGGCCAAACACGAAGCTGCCAAAAAGATCAAGCGCATCGAAGAGGAGGCCAGGGAAACGGCGGATAAAAAAGCCAAAGAGATCATCAGCTTGGCCATTCAACGATATGCTGGGGAATACGTGGCCGAGCAGACGGTCTCGGTCGTCAATTTGCCAAATGAAGAGATGAAAGGGAGGATTATCGGCCGGGAGGGTCGAAACATACGAGCCCTTGAGGCAGCAACTGGCGTTGACCTGATCATCGACGATACCCCCGAAGCGGTCATCCTTTCGGGATTCAACCCAGTTCGGAGGGAGATCGCCCGAATCTCGCTTGAACGGCTGGTCAGTGATGGTCGGATCCATCCCGCAAGGATCGAGGAGATCGTCCATAAGGTGGAACAGGAGGTGGAGGCTTCGATTCGAGAGGCAGGGGAGCAGGCCACCTTTGATGTGGGGGTCCACGGAATTCATCCCGAACTGATCAAACTCATCGGCCGATTGAAATACCGGACCAGCTACGGCCAAAACGTCTATCAACATTCCCTGGAGGTGGCCTTTCTTTGTGGAATCATGGCAGCGGAGCTGGGCCTGAATGTGAAGCAAGCCAAGAGGGCAGGGCTGTTACACGATATCGGTAAGGCAGTAGATCACGAAGTCGAGGGGCCCCATGGTAAAATCGGGGCGGAATTGGCCAGGAGGTATGGCGAATCCCCTGCCATCGTCCGGGCGATCGCCGCCCACCATGAGGAGGAGAAGCCTGAAACCATACTGGATGTCTTGGTGGAGGCAGCCGACGCCCTTTCAGGGGCCAGACCTGGGGCGAGGCGCGAAATGCTCGAGACCTATGTGAAACGGCTGGAGGATCTTGAAAAGATCGCCCAGTCTTTCCAGGGGGTGGAGAAGTCCTATGCGATTCAGGCGGGGAGGGAGATCCGGGTGATTGTGCAGCCCGAGCGTATCTCAGACGAGGCCTCCGTCGTCCTTTCCAGAGACATCGCCCGAAAGATCGAAAAGGAGCTTACTTATCCTGGGCAGATTAAGGTGACCGTGATCAGGGAAATGAGAGCGGTTGAGATCGCAAAGTAA
- the tyrS gene encoding tyrosine--tRNA ligase: protein MAGENRLKSVMEVFRERGFIEQVTDEKRIAEILEGKVTCYIGFDPTASSFHVGSLVPIMALAHMQRHGHRPIALIGGGTGLVGDPSGKDEMRQLLTYEEIQRNAEAQKRQFSKFLDFSEDRALLLNNAEWLTRLNYIEFLRDIGVHFSVNRMLATESIKIRLETGLSFIEFNYQLLQAYDFWYLFKHYDCLIQMGGSDQWGNIVAGIDLIRRLEGKQAYGITFPLIMTADGRKMGKTERGAVWLDPERTSPYDYYQFWINTDDRDVRRFLALFTFLPMEEINEYGKLKGAELRKAKEVLAFEATKIVHGEEEAQKARAASKALFGKDETAEGSIPTTYFPKEKFSQGIPIFKLFEMVALSSSGSEARRLIEQGGGYLNEQRVEKFDQLVTLCDFNEKGEIFLRAGKKRFHRIKFLDK, encoded by the coding sequence ATGGCAGGAGAGAACAGACTTAAATCCGTGATGGAGGTTTTCCGCGAGCGAGGGTTCATCGAACAGGTCACGGATGAGAAGAGGATTGCAGAAATTTTAGAGGGAAAAGTCACCTGTTACATCGGGTTCGATCCGACCGCCTCCAGTTTTCACGTGGGAAGCTTGGTGCCTATCATGGCCCTCGCTCACATGCAGAGGCACGGCCACAGACCCATCGCCCTCATCGGCGGGGGGACGGGTCTGGTGGGCGATCCGAGCGGTAAGGATGAGATGAGGCAGCTGTTGACCTACGAGGAGATTCAAAGAAATGCCGAGGCCCAAAAGAGGCAGTTTTCAAAATTTTTGGATTTCTCAGAGGACCGGGCTCTGCTTCTGAATAATGCCGAGTGGCTCACACGGCTGAATTATATCGAATTCCTTCGGGATATCGGGGTCCATTTCAGTGTAAACCGGATGCTTGCCACCGAATCGATCAAGATTCGTTTGGAAACGGGGCTGTCATTCATCGAGTTCAACTATCAGCTCCTCCAGGCCTATGATTTCTGGTATCTTTTTAAACACTACGATTGTTTGATTCAGATGGGCGGAAGTGACCAATGGGGGAATATTGTCGCCGGGATCGATCTCATTCGTCGGCTTGAAGGGAAACAGGCCTATGGAATCACTTTCCCTCTGATCATGACCGCGGATGGGAGAAAGATGGGCAAGACCGAAAGGGGGGCGGTCTGGTTAGATCCCGAACGGACTTCTCCCTATGATTATTACCAATTCTGGATCAACACCGATGATCGGGATGTTCGGCGATTTTTGGCCCTCTTCACTTTTCTGCCCATGGAGGAGATCAACGAATACGGGAAATTGAAGGGAGCCGAACTGAGGAAAGCCAAAGAGGTTCTTGCTTTCGAGGCCACGAAGATCGTTCACGGAGAGGAAGAAGCGCAAAAAGCCAGGGCTGCGTCAAAGGCCCTTTTCGGAAAGGATGAAACGGCAGAAGGGTCGATTCCCACGACCTACTTTCCAAAGGAGAAATTTTCACAAGGAATTCCAATATTTAAATTATTTGAGATGGTTGCCCTTTCGTCTTCGGGGTCAGAGGCGAGACGATTGATTGAACAGGGTGGGGGGTATCTTAACGAGCAGAGGGTAGAAAAATTCGACCAGCTTGTAACCCTTTGTGATTTCAATGAAAAAGGGGAAATTTTCCTGAGGGCCGGCAAAAAGCGATTTCACCGTATCAAATTCCTTGACAAATAG